A part of Candidatus Electrothrix aestuarii genomic DNA contains:
- a CDS encoding TIGR01777 family oxidoreductase has protein sequence MNILISGASGLIGKELVHFLTEQGHTVLPLRRGADNAPSNAPYWDIKQKIVRLNPEQKIDVVIHLAGENVAQGRWTAAKKRKILQSRVEGTSLLAEFFAAAEHKPRLMISASAIGFYGERGNEELDESSKKGDGFLADVAAAWEEATRPAAEAGIRVVNTRFGIVLSPDGGALAKMLSPFKMGLGGTLGDGKQYMSWVSIQDVVQAFGHIIQHEELCGPVNIVAPQPVTNREFTRILGNVLCRPAFFPVPKRFLSLFLGEMARELLFASARVSPRKLQESGYVFAAPELRSALRRLLG, from the coding sequence ATGAATATTCTGATTTCCGGCGCATCCGGTTTAATAGGCAAAGAGCTTGTGCATTTTCTGACAGAGCAAGGGCATACTGTCCTCCCTTTGCGCCGTGGTGCTGATAATGCTCCAAGTAATGCCCCATACTGGGATATTAAACAAAAAATTGTCCGGCTGAATCCTGAGCAAAAGATTGATGTGGTTATCCACCTTGCCGGTGAGAATGTTGCCCAGGGACGTTGGACAGCAGCAAAGAAAAGAAAAATTCTGCAAAGCCGGGTCGAGGGAACGAGTCTGCTCGCTGAGTTCTTTGCCGCAGCTGAGCATAAACCCCGCCTTATGATCTCTGCTTCAGCTATCGGATTTTACGGCGAGCGGGGAAATGAAGAGCTTGATGAGAGCAGCAAAAAAGGAGATGGATTCCTTGCCGATGTGGCTGCTGCCTGGGAGGAGGCAACCCGCCCCGCAGCAGAGGCCGGTATCCGGGTGGTGAATACGCGCTTCGGGATAGTACTCAGTCCAGACGGAGGCGCTCTGGCAAAGATGCTCTCTCCCTTTAAAATGGGGCTCGGCGGGACGCTTGGTGATGGAAAACAGTATATGAGCTGGGTTAGCATACAGGATGTCGTCCAGGCTTTTGGACATATCATCCAGCACGAGGAACTCTGTGGACCCGTCAATATCGTAGCCCCCCAGCCAGTCACTAACCGGGAGTTTACCCGTATCCTCGGAAATGTACTTTGTCGACCGGCGTTTTTTCCGGTGCCTAAACGTTTCCTGTCCCTGTTTCTTGGAGAAATGGCAAGGGAACTGCTTTTTGCCAGCGCGCGGGTCTCTCCACGCAAGCTCCAGGAGTCAGGATATGTCTTTGCTGCCCCTGAGCTTCGTTCTGCCCTGCGAAGGCTGCTAGGCTAA
- a CDS encoding citrate synthase — MTKVKNGPDATLTIAGKTYTLPIVQGTENDQAIDIANLLQQTGYTTLDPGYKNTASCTSDITFLDGKEGILSYRGYAIEELAEKCVFIEVAYLLVHGHLPNPTEYENFRQLLKRFALIHEDMIHFFDHFPPNAPPMAILSVMVNSLSSYYPEMSDDPLKTLDAAAARLISKIRTIAAFTYKKSMGHPLVYPRPDLNYCGNFLNMMFDKPVHPYTVRPEAVAALNKLLILHADHEQNCSTSTVRLVGSAGVNLYSSISAGINALWGPLHGGANEAVVTMLELIHRDGDNFKKYIDKAKDKSDPFRLSGFGHRVYKTFDPRGKIIKEACDDLLEVLNVSDPLLDIARRLEEIALNDNYFVDRNLFPNVDFYSGIIYRALGIPTNMFTVMFALGRLPGWIAQWKEQQEDPDGKIGRPRQVYIGEPSRPFVPMSKR, encoded by the coding sequence ATGACGAAAGTAAAGAACGGTCCTGACGCCACCCTCACTATTGCTGGGAAAACATATACTCTGCCTATTGTTCAGGGAACAGAAAATGATCAGGCTATTGATATCGCAAACCTGTTGCAACAGACCGGTTACACAACTCTTGATCCCGGATATAAAAATACCGCTTCCTGTACCAGTGATATAACTTTTCTTGACGGGAAAGAAGGTATCCTCTCCTACCGGGGATATGCTATTGAGGAACTTGCGGAAAAATGTGTTTTTATTGAGGTAGCCTACCTCTTGGTGCATGGGCATTTGCCCAACCCGACAGAATATGAAAATTTCCGGCAGTTGTTGAAACGTTTTGCTCTGATTCATGAGGATATGATCCATTTCTTTGATCATTTTCCTCCCAATGCACCGCCTATGGCCATCCTCTCGGTCATGGTTAACAGTTTGAGCAGCTATTATCCAGAGATGAGTGATGATCCGCTCAAAACCCTTGATGCGGCAGCAGCTCGCCTGATTTCCAAAATCCGCACCATTGCAGCATTCACCTATAAGAAAAGTATGGGGCATCCGCTGGTGTATCCCCGGCCTGATCTGAATTATTGCGGAAACTTCCTGAACATGATGTTTGATAAGCCCGTGCATCCCTATACGGTGCGCCCGGAGGCAGTTGCGGCGTTGAATAAGCTGCTTATCCTTCATGCTGATCATGAGCAGAATTGTTCTACCTCAACGGTACGCTTGGTGGGAAGTGCTGGGGTAAATCTCTACTCCTCCATCTCTGCGGGTATTAATGCCCTCTGGGGGCCATTGCACGGTGGTGCCAATGAGGCTGTGGTCACCATGCTGGAGCTGATTCATCGCGATGGAGATAATTTCAAAAAATACATTGATAAGGCCAAGGATAAATCTGATCCCTTCCGCTTATCCGGTTTTGGGCATCGGGTTTATAAGACCTTTGATCCGCGCGGTAAGATTATTAAAGAGGCTTGCGATGATCTCCTGGAGGTCCTTAATGTTTCTGATCCGCTACTGGATATCGCCCGTAGACTGGAAGAAATTGCCCTGAATGATAACTATTTTGTTGATCGTAATCTCTTCCCCAATGTGGATTTTTACTCCGGTATTATCTACCGGGCCTTGGGTATCCCCACTAATATGTTTACGGTGATGTTTGCCTTGGGCCGTCTGCCGGGCTGGATTGCCCAGTGGAAGGAACAACAGGAAGATCCTGATGGGAAAATCGGACGTCCGAGGCAGGTGTATATCGGGGAGCCCTCACGTCCCTTTGTCCCCATGTCCAAGCGCTAA
- the thpR gene encoding RNA 2',3'-cyclic phosphodiesterase codes for MRLFVAVDMPESVQERLGMIACGLPGARWVPPEQLHLTLHFIGEVDGAMMRTIQEALGRITSPALQLCLQGVGVFPLRGKSPHTLWVGVEKSEALLALHRQIASALLSVGCELEQRKYAPHLTLARLKNAPAKRLNEFIGLHMPLLLPAVPVKRFRLYSSILGPKGAKHYVEQEYLLDDEQQ; via the coding sequence ATGCGTCTTTTTGTTGCTGTTGATATGCCGGAGTCGGTGCAGGAACGATTAGGGATGATCGCCTGCGGTCTTCCTGGAGCACGTTGGGTACCGCCCGAGCAGCTGCATCTGACCCTGCATTTTATCGGCGAGGTTGATGGGGCAATGATGCGTACCATTCAGGAAGCCTTAGGCCGGATAACCAGCCCCGCCTTGCAGCTTTGCCTGCAGGGCGTCGGGGTGTTTCCCTTGCGTGGCAAAAGTCCGCATACCTTGTGGGTTGGTGTGGAAAAGTCCGAAGCGCTGCTCGCCCTTCATCGTCAGATAGCCTCGGCCTTACTCTCTGTAGGCTGTGAACTGGAACAGAGGAAATATGCCCCTCATCTTACGCTGGCCCGTTTAAAAAATGCTCCGGCAAAACGCCTGAACGAATTTATCGGGCTGCATATGCCTCTTCTCCTGCCAGCAGTTCCGGTGAAGAGGTTCCGCCTTTATAGTAGTATTCTGGGACCGAAAGGGGCAAAACATTATGTGGAGCAGGAATATCTGCTGGACGATGAGCAGCAATAA
- the rnc gene encoding ribonuclease III codes for MGTSIEILLLDQTEQLAELQKKLGYTFIKKELLLLSMIHSSFAFERLDTRQHNETLEFLGDAVLDLTIGHMLFTRFPKKREGQLTRIRSALVNEAGLAKVARCLDLGKYLLLGRGEDGSGGREKSSILSCAYEALVGAMFMDSGYDTVLRYVQQTFAPLIEQQGERLIHADSKSRLQEYLQELHNEGPSYVLDEEEGPAHARIFSVSARFRDQVLGAGKAGSKKEAEQQAARAALALLQEAAKK; via the coding sequence ATGGGAACCTCTATTGAAATATTGCTCCTGGATCAGACAGAGCAACTTGCGGAACTCCAGAAGAAACTCGGCTACACCTTTATAAAAAAGGAGTTGCTCCTGTTATCTATGATTCACAGTTCCTTTGCCTTTGAACGGCTGGACACCAGGCAGCATAATGAAACACTGGAATTCTTGGGTGATGCAGTGCTTGACCTGACTATAGGCCATATGCTCTTTACCCGTTTTCCCAAAAAACGTGAAGGCCAGCTGACCCGAATACGGTCTGCTCTGGTTAATGAAGCTGGCTTGGCAAAGGTTGCCCGTTGTCTTGATCTTGGAAAATATCTTCTTCTTGGGCGAGGAGAAGATGGTTCCGGGGGGAGGGAAAAATCATCGATTCTTTCCTGTGCATATGAAGCCTTAGTCGGGGCGATGTTTATGGATAGCGGCTATGACACGGTGTTGCGGTATGTGCAGCAGACCTTTGCGCCTCTGATTGAGCAGCAGGGAGAACGTCTCATTCATGCTGATTCGAAAAGTCGCTTGCAAGAGTATCTTCAGGAATTGCATAATGAAGGACCATCGTATGTTCTTGACGAGGAAGAGGGGCCAGCTCATGCCAGGATTTTTTCTGTGTCAGCCCGATTTCGGGACCAGGTGCTTGGCGCTGGCAAGGCTGGCAGCAAAAAAGAGGCTGAGCAACAGGCAGCCCGTGCCGCCTTGGCATTGCTTCAGGAAGCTGCAAAAAAATAA
- a CDS encoding serine protease: MRFFGMFCWTVFFLLLCYGNTFAGNNIEFLDKELIQELNHGIYEVVTPKLEDKKITYARKLPFEKLDYVEREEKYHSIGTAFFINKKQLMTAEHVFDIMYFSLYEDYYIRDMEGNVYPVNKIYKCSNRRDMMVFDLEKYPKKIVPLTFNEKVEIGDTVFSAGNALGEGISYRAGQVASFTPERAYGEWKNIRFSSPASPGNSGGPLLNTEGKVVGLIVRKTESENYNIAIPISEVKKLGEQAVFHARNVSVEVEGTWATLIRDWSYQASLPATLTELRQKTQKSLGSFYQGLRKELMEQVKNKNFPRGERFRFYLREQQPIQGIATMVPDMNFRKWAARSQFLEKEPLAAEQSVYHGKAEDFDMQAIIEKPDGVALKTFLDSPKMILDTFLAGVPYFRHIGTEKVPVTSLGEPARIEVWQDNLGRSWRSALWYVPYADYFLGAHCLPYPKGAICNIVDETADFLSLDHIATVREGSDELVIGYEGSLDDWMEYLALGEKYLPSYFKDVVMSHKGKHTKIHLHDFQFDFESEEITGKSSLRLHLGYANDQVLAEDLVMLSLFPEKGRPAYYAIRPYYEPSPFSAESSIGTWEEVLSGTGDFSGKKVARNNRVVIQKPALQTEKTITDPDGRKMKKVFAIGCTYKASTADEKDVEQDCERFFQSIQFADN, from the coding sequence ATGAGATTTTTCGGAATGTTCTGCTGGACAGTATTTTTCCTGCTGCTGTGCTATGGGAACACCTTTGCTGGGAATAATATAGAGTTTCTCGACAAGGAGCTGATTCAGGAATTAAACCACGGTATTTATGAAGTGGTGACTCCGAAACTGGAAGACAAAAAGATTACCTATGCCAGAAAACTTCCTTTTGAAAAATTGGATTATGTGGAGCGAGAGGAAAAATACCACAGCATAGGGACGGCTTTTTTTATCAATAAAAAGCAGCTGATGACCGCTGAACATGTTTTCGATATCATGTATTTTTCTCTGTATGAAGATTATTATATCCGTGACATGGAAGGCAATGTGTATCCTGTGAATAAAATTTATAAATGCTCAAATCGACGGGATATGATGGTCTTTGATCTTGAAAAATATCCGAAAAAAATTGTTCCGCTGACGTTCAATGAAAAAGTAGAGATCGGTGATACGGTTTTTTCCGCAGGGAATGCCCTGGGAGAGGGAATATCCTATCGAGCCGGGCAGGTGGCCTCCTTTACCCCGGAGCGGGCTTATGGAGAGTGGAAGAATATCCGTTTTTCTTCGCCCGCATCTCCGGGAAACAGCGGTGGTCCCCTCCTTAATACCGAGGGAAAGGTGGTTGGCCTTATTGTTCGCAAGACGGAGAGTGAAAATTATAATATTGCTATCCCGATCAGCGAGGTGAAAAAGCTCGGAGAGCAGGCGGTTTTTCATGCCCGGAATGTCAGTGTTGAGGTTGAGGGAACCTGGGCAACGCTTATCAGAGATTGGTCCTATCAGGCTTCTTTACCAGCAACTTTGACAGAGCTCAGGCAAAAGACGCAGAAGTCTTTAGGGAGTTTTTATCAGGGGCTGAGAAAAGAACTCATGGAGCAGGTCAAAAATAAAAATTTTCCCCGTGGTGAGCGCTTTCGTTTTTATTTAAGGGAACAGCAACCTATACAGGGGATTGCTACTATGGTTCCTGACATGAATTTTCGCAAATGGGCAGCACGGTCTCAGTTTCTGGAGAAAGAACCGCTTGCAGCAGAGCAGAGTGTCTATCATGGCAAAGCAGAGGATTTTGACATGCAGGCCATTATCGAAAAACCTGATGGCGTTGCTCTGAAGACCTTTCTGGATTCTCCGAAAATGATATTGGATACCTTTCTGGCCGGGGTCCCTTATTTCCGGCATATAGGTACGGAAAAGGTGCCAGTGACCAGCTTGGGAGAGCCCGCGAGAATAGAGGTATGGCAGGATAATTTGGGGCGGTCCTGGCGTTCTGCTCTCTGGTATGTCCCCTATGCGGATTATTTTCTTGGTGCCCATTGCCTTCCTTATCCGAAAGGAGCTATTTGTAATATCGTGGATGAGACGGCAGATTTCTTGAGTCTGGATCATATTGCCACTGTCCGAGAGGGCAGCGATGAGCTGGTGATTGGTTATGAAGGAAGCCTTGATGACTGGATGGAATACCTTGCGCTTGGCGAGAAGTATTTGCCCTCGTATTTTAAAGATGTTGTCATGAGTCATAAGGGCAAACACACAAAGATTCACCTGCATGATTTTCAGTTTGATTTTGAGAGCGAGGAAATTACCGGTAAGTCAAGCCTCCGCCTGCATCTGGGCTATGCCAATGATCAGGTTTTAGCAGAAGATTTGGTGATGCTCAGTTTATTTCCAGAAAAGGGGCGGCCTGCCTATTATGCGATTCGACCCTATTATGAGCCAAGCCCCTTCAGTGCAGAGTCCTCTATTGGAACCTGGGAGGAGGTGCTTTCCGGGACTGGTGACTTTTCCGGGAAAAAGGTCGCCAGAAATAATCGGGTGGTTATTCAAAAGCCTGCCTTGCAAACAGAGAAAACAATTACTGATCCTGATGGGCGGAAAATGAAAAAGGTTTTTGCTATCGGCTGCACCTATAAGGCGTCCACGGCAGATGAAAAAGATGTGGAGCAGGATTGCGAGCGTTTTTTTCAGAGTATCCAGTTTGCTGATAACTAA
- a CDS encoding TIGR02117 family protein: MRQLLLLLVVLLLPACSGKPLVVKHAEAFSDTGQHEIYIVSHGWHTGFVLPANVMYHFIPQLKKRFGNTHAIEVGWGDKGFYQAKKITSGLTIRAIFWPTETVIHTVSVPSDVKAYFPDSEIRILCLSDNELASLVQFISDSFARDSKGNIELEKNGIYGDSQFYSGVGSYYLMNTCNKWTAKGLKSTGLDISPTFKLTAGSVMSYLTDRAYRDRCTGDAK; the protein is encoded by the coding sequence ATGAGGCAACTTTTACTGCTTCTTGTTGTTCTTTTACTGCCAGCTTGTTCTGGCAAACCCTTGGTTGTAAAGCATGCTGAAGCGTTTTCAGATACGGGGCAGCACGAAATCTATATTGTAAGTCATGGTTGGCATACGGGTTTCGTGCTTCCTGCGAATGTTATGTATCATTTTATTCCACAACTCAAAAAGAGGTTTGGAAACACCCACGCAATCGAGGTTGGCTGGGGAGATAAAGGGTTTTATCAAGCAAAGAAAATTACCTCGGGATTAACTATCAGAGCGATTTTTTGGCCTACAGAAACAGTTATTCACACGGTATCTGTACCCTCAGATGTGAAGGCGTATTTTCCTGATAGCGAAATCAGAATACTATGTCTCAGTGATAACGAATTGGCCTCATTGGTCCAATTTATATCAGATAGCTTTGCAAGAGATTCTAAAGGGAATATCGAACTTGAGAAAAATGGGATATACGGTGATAGTCAATTTTATTCAGGTGTTGGATCGTATTACCTCATGAATACTTGTAATAAATGGACTGCTAAAGGGTTGAAAAGTACAGGGTTGGATATTTCGCCGACTTTTAAGTTAACGGCTGGAAGTGTAATGAGTTATTTAACGGATAGGGCTTATAGAGATCGTTGTACGGGCGATGCTAAGTAA
- a CDS encoding serine protease: MKFFATFCCAIFCFFLLCEAAFAGNNIEFLDKELIQKLNDGIYEVVTPKLEDDKISYARELPFEKLDYAERNEKYLSIGTAFFINEKELMTAEHVLSPRYFSLHKDFFIRDSKGKTYPLNKILKCSSRRDMMVFDLKEYPKKITPLAFNREVEIGDTVFSAGNALGEGISYRAGQVASFTPERVYGEWQEIRFTAPASPGNSGGPLLNMAGDVVGVVVQRRNWSENYNVAVPISEADELSDKAELYTRNAFVGIRGTAATHSRDWSYTATLPASLSELAGQARKSLKAFYITLRKELHEQVKEKNFPEGKRFRYFLRNQPAFRGLAPILPDITFRKWTATQVDFEKEQLAAGQDVYHGAHYGQEGGSGPMRRQDYFDMQVIVEKAPDVTLKDFLKSPHMVLETVLKAVPYFRVIGMERIPVTSLGEPEQTETWKDKLGRTWISSLWYVAYDNSFLATTCLPVPQGAACTVTSMRAGILTHGFLADTRQLCDELLVGYEGSLADWEEYLALGEKYLPTSLQQAEISYTGEQTKIRLKDFQVDLTTPEITKNSNLRLHFGYANDQLLAEDLILFSLFPEKEGAQSYTIRPYYEPSPFSSDRYRRVWKGSNAETGEFSGKKFAAQRDQVVVRKSALQTKTTITDPYGEKIKKIFAVGCSYQSLIAEEKDVEQDCGRFFRASRFLRSKAGYSWESPLTLCSLFRFLSPMKVARIVVFSAISAGSAGLPNNR, translated from the coding sequence ATGAAATTCTTTGCTACCTTCTGTTGTGCAATATTTTGCTTCTTCCTGCTTTGTGAAGCGGCATTTGCCGGTAATAATATTGAGTTCCTTGACAAGGAGCTTATTCAGAAGCTCAATGACGGTATTTACGAGGTGGTCACGCCGAAATTGGAAGATGATAAGATAAGCTACGCCAGAGAGCTCCCTTTTGAAAAGCTGGATTATGCAGAACGAAACGAGAAATATCTCAGTATAGGGACTGCATTTTTTATTAATGAAAAAGAATTGATGACTGCGGAACATGTCTTGAGTCCGCGTTATTTTTCCCTGCATAAAGATTTTTTTATCCGTGATAGTAAGGGCAAAACCTACCCGCTTAATAAAATTCTGAAGTGTTCCTCCCGCAGAGATATGATGGTCTTTGACTTGAAGGAATACCCGAAAAAGATCACCCCCCTTGCTTTCAATCGTGAGGTTGAGATCGGTGATACTGTTTTTTCTGCTGGCAATGCCTTAGGAGAGGGAATTTCTTATCGGGCTGGCCAGGTTGCCTCCTTCACACCGGAGCGCGTTTATGGAGAGTGGCAGGAAATTCGTTTTACTGCTCCGGCTTCTCCGGGAAACAGCGGCGGGCCACTGCTGAATATGGCTGGTGATGTCGTGGGTGTGGTTGTCCAGAGACGAAACTGGAGTGAAAATTATAATGTTGCTGTCCCTATCAGCGAAGCAGATGAGTTAAGTGATAAAGCAGAGCTGTATACACGTAATGCTTTTGTGGGGATACGGGGGACTGCTGCCACGCACAGCAGAGACTGGTCCTATACTGCCACTCTGCCAGCATCGCTTTCTGAACTTGCAGGTCAGGCCAGGAAGTCTTTGAAGGCATTTTACATAACCCTGCGTAAGGAGTTGCACGAGCAGGTTAAAGAAAAGAATTTTCCTGAAGGGAAACGTTTTCGTTATTTCCTCAGAAACCAGCCAGCCTTTCGTGGACTGGCTCCTATCTTACCAGATATCACTTTCAGAAAGTGGACTGCAACACAAGTTGATTTCGAAAAAGAGCAGCTTGCTGCGGGTCAGGATGTGTATCATGGTGCTCATTATGGGCAGGAAGGTGGTTCCGGCCCTATGAGACGACAGGATTATTTTGATATGCAGGTCATTGTCGAGAAAGCTCCTGATGTCACTCTGAAGGACTTTCTCAAATCTCCCCACATGGTTTTGGAGACCGTGCTCAAGGCTGTTCCTTATTTTCGCGTTATCGGAATGGAAAGAATCCCGGTGACCAGCTTAGGAGAGCCCGAACAAACTGAAACATGGAAGGATAAGCTGGGCCGGACATGGATTTCTTCTCTCTGGTATGTGGCCTACGATAATTCTTTTCTGGCCACGACCTGTCTTCCCGTACCTCAAGGGGCTGCCTGTACGGTTACGAGCATGCGTGCAGGCATATTAACACATGGATTTCTTGCCGATACCCGTCAATTATGCGATGAGTTGCTTGTCGGTTATGAGGGAAGCCTTGCTGATTGGGAGGAGTATCTAGCCCTTGGCGAAAAGTATCTGCCCACCTCTTTGCAGCAGGCAGAGATTAGCTATACGGGAGAACAGACCAAAATTCGTTTGAAAGATTTTCAAGTTGATTTGACCACGCCTGAAATCACCAAGAACTCAAATCTGCGCCTGCATTTTGGCTATGCAAATGATCAACTGCTTGCTGAGGATCTGATTCTGTTTTCCTTGTTCCCGGAAAAAGAGGGAGCTCAATCGTACACCATTCGGCCCTATTATGAGCCCAGCCCCTTCAGTTCTGACAGGTATCGCAGGGTCTGGAAAGGAAGTAACGCAGAAACCGGTGAGTTTTCCGGCAAAAAGTTCGCGGCTCAAAGGGATCAAGTTGTCGTGCGAAAGTCTGCCTTGCAGACAAAGACGACGATCACAGATCCTTATGGTGAAAAAATCAAAAAAATCTTTGCTGTTGGCTGTAGCTACCAGTCTCTGATCGCCGAGGAAAAAGATGTGGAGCAGGATTGCGGTCGTTTTTTCAGAGCATCACGTTTTCTAAGGAGTAAGGCGGGTTATTCATGGGAAAGCCCCCTGACTCTCTGCTCGTTATTCCGGTTTTTATCCCCCATGAAGGTTGCCCGCATTGTTGTGTTTTCTGCAATCAGCGCAGGATCAGCGGGTTTACCGAACAACCGGTGA
- a CDS encoding radical SAM protein, with protein sequence MSGFTEQPVTAEDVRETVQTWLERKGAERRQIQVAFYGGSFTGLPLMRQQELLGAVAPFMEQGRVQSLRLSTRPDYIDQERVALLQEYQVSTVELGVQSMNDQVLSQAKRGHRAMDVECAVAVLRQAGMEIGIQLMLGLPGDTWTTLRRTVEQVIALQPDFIRIYPLLVVENSELADQYSRGEYTPLSLDKAVILTAWMKQRFDKVDIRVVRMGLQAGPELESSLLAGPWHPAFGELVASRLMLRQTRKLLAQVPSEGPIQVCINQRDQSVFRGMKSANVKRLQQLGLWQRIALSTDPTVPRGTVNVLS encoded by the coding sequence ATCAGCGGGTTTACCGAACAACCGGTGACAGCCGAAGATGTACGGGAGACCGTGCAGACCTGGCTAGAGAGAAAGGGCGCGGAAAGACGCCAGATTCAGGTGGCCTTTTACGGCGGAAGCTTTACCGGTCTGCCTCTGATGCGCCAGCAGGAGCTGCTCGGGGCAGTGGCTCCGTTTATGGAGCAGGGGAGGGTACAGAGCCTTCGCCTGTCCACTCGGCCTGATTATATTGATCAAGAGCGGGTTGCATTGCTGCAAGAATATCAGGTTTCCACGGTGGAACTCGGGGTGCAGTCCATGAATGATCAGGTGCTCTCCCAGGCAAAGCGTGGGCATCGAGCTATGGATGTAGAATGTGCTGTTGCTGTTCTTCGGCAGGCTGGGATGGAGATCGGCATACAGCTGATGCTGGGTTTACCAGGTGATACCTGGACAACCCTGCGCCGAACTGTTGAGCAGGTTATTGCCTTGCAGCCAGATTTTATTCGTATTTATCCCTTGCTGGTGGTGGAGAACAGTGAGTTGGCTGATCAATACAGCCGGGGGGAATACACTCCACTCAGTTTGGATAAGGCGGTGATTTTGACTGCCTGGATGAAACAGCGTTTTGATAAAGTTGATATTCGGGTAGTGCGCATGGGCTTACAGGCCGGGCCAGAGTTGGAGTCCTCGTTGCTGGCGGGGCCGTGGCATCCTGCCTTTGGCGAGCTGGTGGCATCGCGTCTGATGCTGCGGCAAACGAGAAAGCTCCTCGCTCAAGTCCCTTCTGAAGGACCGATCCAGGTCTGTATCAATCAGCGGGATCAGTCAGTGTTTCGTGGGATGAAGTCTGCTAATGTCAAACGGCTGCAACAGCTTGGGCTTTGGCAGCGTATTGCCCTGAGTACAGACCCCACAGTTCCACGCGGTACGGTCAACGTACTGTCCTGA